The Thermoplasma sp. Kam2015 sequence TTTATTGTATTTATATAGAAGTGTTTTATCCCTTACGATAGCTTTCAATATTGAATGCTTATAGATAGCTCATTTAATTTTCGTCAAGTATAATATAATTTTAAATAACCTTGCCATCATATTATGTTCATATCCTTACGTTTTATTTTTATTGCTAATATTTTTATAGAGATTCTATTAAGAGCACTCTACCTGATCCATACACAGACCTGCATCTATCAAATAGGTATCTTTGAGCTCTCACCTAAAATTTGAATAACTATAATTTTTATTTATTCTATCGCCCATAAATGAATGCATAATATCCCTAGAAATTTCTTATTCAATCCTCTATCAGTATTGTCTTATTGGTGCTCGTTTTTCCACGCTGTATCCTGATTTTTGATGGATCAGCATTGAAATAGCGGGATAGTTGCCTTATCACGTCGGCGTTTGCCCTGCCATTCTCCCTTGGCTCTTCTGTGGATACCACAATATAATCGCCATCCTTCCGTATATCTCCTCTTCCGTGCCTGACCTTAACCATAACAATCAAGCGATCCCGGTTGAGAAGATCCATTTACGGTATAATATTTACGATTTTGTAATCTTTGGATCGCCATAGATTTATGCCAGCCTAGGGCATATTTAGGCATGAATGATGAAGAGATAAAGGATAGGGTCAAAAGATATCCAGAAAGGGCCTCATATAATTTAGAGGATCTGAGATCGATTCTGTCAAGAAACTTTGTGTGCACGGTCTCCTTTGTTGATGAGGGCGTTCCCTATGCTATACCCATGATGTTTGCAAACAGAGGTGAGACTATATACCTGCACGGTTCGATGGAGAGCAGGATATACAGTGTGATGAGATCGAGCCAGTTGATCGCCATTTCGCTTATGGAGCTGAACGGCATCGTGCTGGCCTCCGAGATCAGAAACAATTCAGTCAACTACGTTTCAGCTCTGATCTTCGGAAGGCCTGTGGAGGTTGAGGACAAAGCTGAGAAGCTGCAGACATTCAGAATGCTAACTGAGAAAATAGCTCCTGGCCGCTGGGAAGATTCCATTAAACCTTCGGAATATGATCTGAATGGGGTCTTTGTTTTTTCAGTCAAACCTGAAACGTTTTCAATGAAGATGAGGTCAGGGCCGCCGCATGATTCATTGCAATCCGGCATATGGTCCGGCGTCATACCCATACTACACTCCTATGGAAACGCTGGAGAGGACGCACCGGGATACATCAGATCGCTGTACGGAAGATATCTGTTCAGATGACGGATCAGGCATGCACTGCCCTGCGTGATTTTATTGCCTGAATGTAGGCTGATGCCAGGAATGCCATCAATCCAGATATTATGCATACCACCGCTATACCGGAAGCAATTGAAGATGGATCGATAAGCGCGGCTATGAATGGGGAAAATCCACCAACGATCCTGCCAGAGAAAAACACTATATTTGTAGCCAGCGCTCTTGATCCTGGAGGATAATTTTCGCTGACCCATATACCGCTGAATGAAAAGAAACCGGAAGATATGTATATCGCAGTGAGAACGGCAAGAAGGTATGCATCCGCATGCGTCAGGAGAAGTGCCAGCGAGAACAGTACACCAGATCCAGCAAAGGCCATTGCGACATGTCCTCTCCTGTATCTGTCCGATAGAAAACCGGCTATCACGAATCCAGAAAACCCCGCGAGAGACAGCACAGTGATCAATATAGGGCTGTACTTCAGATCAGAAAGGAGAGTCGGAACGTCCGCCATGAGCGGTATGCTGAACATGAATGCACCTATTACAACGAAGGAGAACGCAACCGTATAGCGCATGAAATTGGGATCCTTTTCATGCACGCTCACGATCCGCCTGCCGCCGGTCTCCATGATCATGGCAGCGGACGGTATGGAGAAGACAAGCGCTATGAGGCCGGCAACCATAAGGTATGTGCGCCAGTAATGGAAAAATACGAAGAGAACGGAATCCAGCATGAAACCAAGGAAATAGAGGCTCTGCATTATGCCACCTATCGTACCTGATGAGCGCCTGAGCGTTTCAACGACCACTGGATAGGATACGCCGTTCTGCGCATTCACTCCAAGTCCTATGAGAAACCAGAAAGCGTATATCATGTATATGGACGTCGAAAACGATGATGCCATAGTAAATATGCCGAAAATGGCAGAGGATATAAGCATTATCAACCTTCTCCCATATCTGTCCGCAGCGTACCCAAGCAGGAGTCCTCCAATGGCCCCGCCTATGAAATCCAGCGGTATTGCAAGAAGAACCGATGAAATTGGAACAGCAAATTGACCGGCGATCTGCGGTACGACCATGGAGATGGAGAAGACAGAAAAGGCTGAGAAAAGAAAAGGTATCATAACCCCGGGTATGTTCCTAAGCCTATCCACCATGCTCACACCTATGCTGATGTTAAGTCAGCTGCTCCTCAGCTGAAGCTTCGGAGCTTCCTGATTCAACGACCGACCTCTGCCTGTACGGATATATTCCGTACAAGCCCGATGTTGCGATCTCCACAGGCGTGAATTCGGATCGCACCGATCCTACTTTTATAAGTCCAATCTTCCTTATGTTCTTGGCGGCATTCAGATCCCTGTCTATAGTTAATCCGCATACATTGCAATGATATATGCGATCTGATAACTTCAGATCATGCTTTATGTTACCGCATCTTGAACATATCTTAGATGATGGATCGAACCTTCCTATCTCTATTATATTCTTTCCATATTTTTCTGCTTTCCATTCCAGTCTCTGCTTGAAGTAATAGAAAGAAACATCACTTAGACTCTTCGATATATGATGGTTCTGCATCATTCCTTTTACGTTCAGGTCTTCGATGATGATGGTATCGTACCGCTTGGCTATCGCAGTAGATACCTTGTCATAGAAGTCCTCCCGCATGTCTCTTAGTTTTTTGTACTCTTTCTGCAATCTCAATATCTGCTTCCTTCTATTCTTCGATCCTTTCTGCTTTCTCGATAACTGCTTCTGGAGTTTCTTTATCCTTTTCTCTACCTTCTTTATGAACCTTGGATTCTCTATTGCTATACCATTCGATAAGGTTGTGAACTTCTCTATTCCGAGATCTATACCAACGGAGTTATCTTCAGATAATGGTTTCTTCTCTGGTAGTTCCTCTGGTATCTCATATATTATTGAACAGTAGTAATAACCTGAATCCTTGGTTATTCTTATTTCGTTAATGTCCTTTATTTCAGATAACTTTTCCTTAGATCCCTTGAAGTATATGCCTTCAGAGAACTTTGGGAAATAGATCCTGTTTCCTTGAATTTTGATGTGCTGTGGTACTGCAAAGAATTCGTTCCTTTCCTTCTTCCTGAATCTTGGATGTTCAGCATTCTTATGGAAGAAGTTCTTGAATGCATTATCAAGAAAGCGTAGAGACATCTGAAGTGATTGGGCGTTGATCTCGTACAGCCATGGGTGTTCCTTCTTGAGTTCGATGAGCATGTTCTGTGTGTCTAAATAGTTCAAAGAGGATTTTTTAGCATCCCTATGCGTTATATAGTATTCGTCCCTCTTTTTTAGAAAGTAATTGTATACGAATCTACAGCTGCCAAAGTGCTTCTCCAGTAAAATTTTCTGTCCTTCGTTTGGATACAGCTTCACTCTGGCAGCTGTTATCATTGATTATAGATATGATGAGATTATTTATAGATCTTTCTATGTATTGGGAGGAAGTCCGTGTATCTCCTGTTCGGAGAAAGAGTTTTTACTGCTTCCCTCAAACTCCTAACTTTTTTATAAAATTAATGATCATGGCAAAACTATTTCACAATTGGTCAATTGGCAATCCTTATCATTTGGGAACTTACGTTAAGATATGGATGAAGAGAACCCTAAAGATGATCCACTTCAGAATAGAGAATTAGATTGACAAAAAATTCAGTAAACATCGGCTATATGCCTCACGTCCACCATCGCAACATCGTATATATCATCGCACACGTTAAGCTTGAACTTTATGAATGTGCGCTCGATCGGCTTGCCGTTTTCAGTGGATCCTATACGCACCATCTCGCTGATGTTAGCGTATATAAGATCGCCATTATCCAGCCTCACCCTCCTTATCAGGTTAACATCAAGTTTCGGCACATAGGAGGTCCTGGTGAGGCAACCATTCCATTTCATATAGAAATCGTCGGAATTCATAAACACCACCCCATAATATTATTACAATTGTATAAAGCATGTAAAAAGATAAAGTATTCGATCTGAATGCTAAAAACGCAATTTCATGTGCTGAATTCAACAGAATTTGCACTGAACGATCGACGTGGTATCGCATAATATCTTCGCATAGGCATATACGATATATCTCAAAATCCGTAAATATCCAGAAAGACTGCTATAACGTTCATGAATGTCAGATGCATACTCTTCTGCCGCAGTTATCATAGGAAAATAAGGCGGGACGCTATCGTGAGGAGACATTCTGATATCTTAGAGATTTCGTTTTTTGCCGAGGAATCTGACATTTATCGCATGATGAATGAATCATGCAGCTATGCCGTGGTCATATGCCCTGAATGTGACGGCATCCGGATCGGAGATCTGGATTCAGCTTTCAGAAACGCAAGGTATCTCATATCGGAGGAGAGATTCTGGGAAGCCCATGAGGCTCTGGAGGATGCCTGGCACAGTTTATCCGGAAAGAAAAGGATTATGGTGCAGGCCCTGATCTGGATCGTCGCTGCCCAGGTGCACTGGCAGATGATGCATACCGATACGGCACTGATCATGCATGAGAGGGGAATTCGAGAGATCAGAGCAGACATGCGTTTTCATTATCCGATGACCGTTGAAGATTTTGACTCGCTCCTGGATAACATTCGATGTGCTGGCGAATGAAGGCGCCTCAGATCTCGCGCATGAATATAACGTCCAGATCGCTCTGCGGGAGCAGACTGCGTTTTTCCACGAGCCTGGCGTAGGCCTCTGCCTCGGCAAGTGCGCCGTTGAGCGCGTTGTGGGGCCTCCTCTCGATGCCCAGCCCCAACGCCGTGATCAGATCGTCAAGCCTCCTCCTTCCGCCCTTATAGATATCAGATGTTTCGAATAGGTATTTCAGATCGATTCTCCTGTCAATCCGGATCATACGAATCGAATTAATTATGCATTCCTGCCCTATGAACGCTATATCGAAGTCTATGTTGTAGCCCGCCACCGTGTAATCCTTCGAATTTTCCGCATACCATTCGGTGAACGCTGCAAGCATATCATACATGGCGCTTCCTATGGAGGCCAGGTAATCCCTTGTGAAGCCGTTGACCGAGAGCGCTCCGTCCTCTATCAGCGCCTCAGGATCCGGCCTCGCCTCCATGTAGAAACGGACCGACGGATTCTCATAGACCACGCACCCTATGCTAATGATGCTGCATTTCAGCGGATCAAGGCCGGTTGTCTCTGTATCTATGAATATCAATTCAATCCCTGAACCAGCGGTATTTAACGTAGAGAGATATGTCGTATATGATCTTTGTTGCACCCGCGACGTACAGAAGCGAAGGTGGCATTGCATCTATTAGAAATCCCCCTATGGCAGGCCCCGGCACCTGCCCCAGTGTCCGGACCGTTGTGAATACGGAATTGCTGTTCACCCTGTAGTCTGGGGGTATGATCGTGTTGGTGAAGCTGTCCCTGGCCGGAACGTCCATCTGGCTTGTCGTCTGCCTCAGATAGAGGAATACCTGGCTCGCTATAAGGTTCGGGATCACCGGCATGAGTATCAGGAAAAAGTTGCTTATGACGTGGGTGTAAACCATGGTGCGTATCAGCCCTATCCTTCCGGATATGCGGGATGATATGAGTATCGATATGGCCGTGACGATGTTGACTATTATGAATATGAAGCCAGCATATCCAAGCGATATGTGGTAAACCACCTTGAACCAGAGCGTGATCATAGACGTGGTCACGAAGCCCCCTCCGAATGCATCTATAGAGAACAGTGCGGACAGCGATGAAATGTGCCTCCTCACCTCGCCAGGTATTTCGCCGGCGGCAGATGGCCTGCTGTACTCAGGGAATGAGATCGCAAGGTATATCATGAGCTGGGCCAGAGCGAACACCAGTAGAACCATGAATATGTAGGAAAAAACGTAGTGTACGTAGAGAAAAAGAAAAAGCGATGCTATGGCTGCGCTTCCATAGGATCCGAAGTTGTAAACCGAAAAGGCCGTGTTCTTGCTTTTCTGGTTCTCTTCGTACCTGCTGATGGTATACTGCTCTACGGGCTGATAGGCTGAGAAATCGCGGCCCGTAAGCGAGATGCCGCCTATGAATATCGCTAATATGAAGACGTAT is a genomic window containing:
- a CDS encoding exonuclease domain-containing protein, translated to MIFIDTETTGLDPLKCSIISIGCVVYENPSVRFYMEARPDPEALIEDGALSVNGFTRDYLASIGSAMYDMLAAFTEWYAENSKDYTVAGYNIDFDIAFIGQECIINSIRMIRIDRRIDLKYLFETSDIYKGGRRRLDDLITALGLGIERRPHNALNGALAEAEAYARLVEKRSLLPQSDLDVIFMREI
- a CDS encoding MFS transporter, translated to MHAYTLLLTVAKAFRSFIFAAMAIIVPYYLSSLGINAVYTSIVIFISLVSGAVFILLYPRVKMKLKPKMILLSGLMVLAFVILIFTRNVYVFILAIFIGGISLTGRDFSAYQPVEQYTISRYEENQKSKNTAFSVYNFGSYGSAAIASLFLFLYVHYVFSYIFMVLLVFALAQLMIYLAISFPEYSRPSAAGEIPGEVRRHISSLSALFSIDAFGGGFVTTSMITLWFKVVYHISLGYAGFIFIIVNIVTAISILISSRISGRIGLIRTMVYTHVISNFFLILMPVIPNLIASQVFLYLRQTTSQMDVPARDSFTNTIIPPDYRVNSNSVFTTVRTLGQVPGPAIGGFLIDAMPPSLLYVAGATKIIYDISLYVKYRWFRD
- a CDS encoding RNA-guided endonuclease TnpB family protein, whose protein sequence is MITAARVKLYPNEGQKILLEKHFGSCRFVYNYFLKKRDEYYITHRDAKKSSLNYLDTQNMLIELKKEHPWLYEINAQSLQMSLRFLDNAFKNFFHKNAEHPRFRKKERNEFFAVPQHIKIQGNRIYFPKFSEGIYFKGSKEKLSEIKDINEIRITKDSGYYYCSIIYEIPEELPEKKPLSEDNSVGIDLGIEKFTTLSNGIAIENPRFIKKVEKRIKKLQKQLSRKQKGSKNRRKQILRLQKEYKKLRDMREDFYDKVSTAIAKRYDTIIIEDLNVKGMMQNHHISKSLSDVSFYYFKQRLEWKAEKYGKNIIEIGRFDPSSKICSRCGNIKHDLKLSDRIYHCNVCGLTIDRDLNAAKNIRKIGLIKVGSVRSEFTPVEIATSGLYGIYPYRQRSVVESGSSEASAEEQLT
- a CDS encoding DUF309 domain-containing protein yields the protein MMNESCSYAVVICPECDGIRIGDLDSAFRNARYLISEERFWEAHEALEDAWHSLSGKKRIMVQALIWIVAAQVHWQMMHTDTALIMHERGIREIRADMRFHYPMTVEDFDSLLDNIRCAGE
- a CDS encoding pyridoxamine 5'-phosphate oxidase family protein, with the translated sequence MNDEEIKDRVKRYPERASYNLEDLRSILSRNFVCTVSFVDEGVPYAIPMMFANRGETIYLHGSMESRIYSVMRSSQLIAISLMELNGIVLASEIRNNSVNYVSALIFGRPVEVEDKAEKLQTFRMLTEKIAPGRWEDSIKPSEYDLNGVFVFSVKPETFSMKMRSGPPHDSLQSGIWSGVIPILHSYGNAGEDAPGYIRSLYGRYLFR
- a CDS encoding DUF167 domain-containing protein is translated as MDLLNRDRLIVMVKVRHGRGDIRKDGDYIVVSTEEPRENGRANADVIRQLSRYFNADPSKIRIQRGKTSTNKTILIED
- a CDS encoding MFS transporter, with the translated sequence MVDRLRNIPGVMIPFLFSAFSVFSISMVVPQIAGQFAVPISSVLLAIPLDFIGGAIGGLLLGYAADRYGRRLIMLISSAIFGIFTMASSFSTSIYMIYAFWFLIGLGVNAQNGVSYPVVVETLRRSSGTIGGIMQSLYFLGFMLDSVLFVFFHYWRTYLMVAGLIALVFSIPSAAMIMETGGRRIVSVHEKDPNFMRYTVAFSFVVIGAFMFSIPLMADVPTLLSDLKYSPILITVLSLAGFSGFVIAGFLSDRYRRGHVAMAFAGSGVLFSLALLLTHADAYLLAVLTAIYISSGFFSFSGIWVSENYPPGSRALATNIVFFSGRIVGGFSPFIAALIDPSSIASGIAVVCIISGLMAFLASAYIQAIKSRRAVHA